Proteins encoded in a region of the Halorussus sp. MSC15.2 genome:
- a CDS encoding Brp/Blh family beta-carotene 15,15'-dioxygenase has protein sequence MAVSGERDSDGTGSAGGGPPDGFGGELFRIAVVPAWVALAAVAVAAALGVGADLPPVVRYLPFLASFVAFGLPHGAADHLAVARLGGSRPLAAVGAVYLLGGAVTLAVWLTSPALGFASFLLLTVYHWGQGDLYVLLAVGGDHLRTRGQRLLALAVRGGIPMVVPLVAFPGVYRSVAEATIRLFDSDLVTATTLDAAFRPEVRFALGGGLAALSLVAVGVGVVRGSGWTDRGWRIDALETALLWAYFLVVPPVLAVGLYFCLWHSVRHVARLLVVENDGGESLAGGRIAPAVAGFARDALPNTVGALVVLAGLASVAPPDANPASLLGLYLVLLAVLTLPHTAVVTWMDLREGVWSAE, from the coding sequence ATGGCAGTGAGCGGCGAGCGCGATTCGGACGGGACCGGTTCCGCGGGCGGCGGCCCGCCCGACGGCTTCGGCGGGGAACTGTTCCGAATCGCGGTCGTCCCGGCGTGGGTCGCCCTCGCGGCGGTCGCGGTCGCGGCGGCCCTCGGCGTCGGAGCCGACCTCCCGCCGGTCGTGCGCTACCTCCCGTTTCTCGCCAGTTTCGTCGCCTTCGGACTCCCCCACGGCGCGGCCGACCACCTCGCGGTCGCGCGCCTCGGCGGGTCCCGCCCGCTGGCGGCGGTCGGCGCGGTCTACCTCCTCGGCGGCGCGGTCACACTCGCGGTCTGGCTGACCTCCCCCGCCCTCGGGTTCGCCTCGTTCCTCCTGTTGACCGTCTACCACTGGGGGCAGGGCGACCTCTACGTCCTGCTCGCGGTCGGCGGCGACCACCTCCGGACCCGCGGCCAGCGCCTGCTCGCGCTCGCGGTCCGGGGCGGGATTCCCATGGTCGTCCCGCTCGTGGCGTTTCCGGGCGTCTACCGGTCGGTCGCCGAGGCGACGATTCGACTGTTCGACTCCGACCTCGTCACAGCGACCACCCTCGACGCCGCGTTTCGGCCCGAAGTCCGCTTCGCGCTCGGCGGCGGACTGGCCGCGCTCTCGCTGGTCGCCGTCGGCGTCGGGGTCGTCCGGGGGAGCGGGTGGACCGACCGCGGGTGGCGAATCGACGCGCTCGAAACCGCCCTGCTGTGGGCGTACTTCCTCGTCGTCCCGCCGGTACTGGCGGTCGGTCTCTACTTCTGCCTCTGGCACTCGGTCCGCCACGTCGCGCGCCTCCTCGTCGTCGAGAACGACGGCGGCGAGTCGCTCGCGGGCGGACGAATCGCCCCCGCGGTCGCGGGATTCGCTCGCGACGCGCTTCCGAACACGGTCGGGGCGCTGGTCGTCCTCGCCGGTCTCGCGTCCGTCGCCCCGCCCGACGCGAATCCGGCGTCACTTCTCGGTCTGTATCTCGTGTTACTGGCGGTGCTGACGCTCCCTCACACCGCCGTCGTCACGTGGATGGACCTGCGAGAGGGCGTCTGGTCGGCCGAGTGA